AAACCGATTGCACAAGCTTTTGGTGAAAAACAGTTTGTAATGATGGAATTAACATTTAAGGATAATCAGGTTGCAGATCTTGCAGAAAAACTCTATATCGGCAAGGGAAAAAGGGAAAAAGTAGAGTTCGTATCAAAAATGTTAAAATACGACCAACTAACCCCTACTGCAAAAACTGAACTTCTTCACGTAATAAAAGAAGCAGTTAAAGCCCAGGAAGAAAGATTCGTTGAATTTTTAAATAATTGTGGGCCACTTACAAACAGAATGCACACATTACAGTTACTTCCAGGAATTGGTAAAACATCAATGTGGAAAGTAATCGAAGAAAGGGAAATAAAAAAATTTGAAAGCTTTAAGGATTTTGAAGATAGAGTTAGGAAAAATATAGTTGATCCACTCGCAAAAAGAATTGAAGAGGAATTAAAAGAACCTCAAAAACATTATATCTTTGTAAAGTGGAAAATTAGCCACTAATCTCTTTTTTGGTGTTATTTTGAAAATATTACTTCCTTCAATATACTATCCATTTATTGGTGGAATTTCAATCCACGTTGAAAATTTAATAAAAAATTTAAACAAAATTGACTCTTTTGAATTTCATATTTTAAACTACAATTTTGATGTCACCATTGAAAATTCTTTTGAAAATGTTACAGTCCATAAAATTCCGTACTTTTCAAAATTAAGGGGCCCAAGCTACATTTTAAATGGATATAAACTCGGAAAAAAAATAATTAAGAATGAAAAAATAGATTTAATCCACAGCCACTATGCAGCACCACAGGGTTTTTTAGGGGCAGTTTTAGGAAAAAAATGCAATATTCCAACAGTTTTGACACTTCATGGAAGCGATGTATTGAATCTCTCAAAAAACACTTTTGGAAAATATTTTTTTGAATATGCACTTAACAATTCCGAAAAAATAATATGTGTTAGCGAATTTTTAAAAACTAATTTAAAAACAAATTTTAATATTGATTCGAACGTTATATACAACGGATTTGATGAAGAATTATTTAATCCTTCGAATAATGATTGCGATTACGGATTATTTGTCGGATCCCTTGTTGAACAGAAGGGAATCTTTTATTTTTTAGAAAGTATCAAAAATATCGATTTTACGTTTAAAATTATTGGTAATGGTCCATTATATAATAAAATATTGGATTTTATAAAATTAAACGAAATTAAAAACGTTGAATTACTTGGACCAAAAACACAAGCCGAAGTTTCAGAGTATTTAAAAAATTGCAGCTTTTTAATACTTCCCTCAGTTTCAGAAGGACTTGGAATGAGCATTATCGAAGCCATGGCCTGTAAAAAGGCAGTTATTGGAACTGATGTTGGAGGGATTCCTGAACTAATAAAAGATGGAATAAATGGATACATTGTTTATCCAAAAGATACA
Above is a genomic segment from Methanococcus maripaludis containing:
- a CDS encoding DUF655 domain-containing protein, which encodes MREGHEQNKREFEEYAYVLDFLEYGYPDDTRPLHQKKPIAQAFGEKQFVMMELTFKDNQVADLAEKLYIGKGKREKVEFVSKMLKYDQLTPTAKTELLHVIKEAVKAQEERFVEFLNNCGPLTNRMHTLQLLPGIGKTSMWKVIEEREIKKFESFKDFEDRVRKNIVDPLAKRIEEELKEPQKHYIFVKWKISH
- a CDS encoding glycosyltransferase family 4 protein → MKILLPSIYYPFIGGISIHVENLIKNLNKIDSFEFHILNYNFDVTIENSFENVTVHKIPYFSKLRGPSYILNGYKLGKKIIKNEKIDLIHSHYAAPQGFLGAVLGKKCNIPTVLTLHGSDVLNLSKNTFGKYFFEYALNNSEKIICVSEFLKTNLKTNFNIDSNVIYNGFDEELFNPSNNDCDYGLFVGSLVEQKGIFYFLESIKNIDFTFKIIGNGPLYNKILDFIKLNEIKNVELLGPKTQAEVSEYLKNCSFLILPSVSEGLGMSIIEAMACKKAVIGTDVGGIPELIKDGINGYIVYPKDTKVLEDRINMLVYNKNLRKSLGEEGLNYSKNFSWRYSAKKTYEIYNSLLTE